From Microplitis mediator isolate UGA2020A chromosome 11, iyMicMedi2.1, whole genome shotgun sequence, one genomic window encodes:
- the LOC130677562 gene encoding neurogenic protein mastermind-like isoform X4, which produces MMQKILKRTAEDLESTGANNVDSNFGEPPVKVQCTQQGPQQHQHQQTQSSSGAGGAHHGMGQHPAGNGTNSTGPQGPNNPGGGSTGSTCTGNNTNEGLTKFSVEIVQQLEFTTSAANSQAQQISTNVTVKALTNTSVKSDLVNASSSPKSGLDNNSSNVVSSRTTSNNQSGGIGCVDIGNLVECKQEPDNDFVDLEQCAAAVVKDAAANGAGFPGFSDFIDETGDEMLTSDTFKDLISEITDYPALMDEFDFDDKGIDSLTSGVNHGNSGVPGAPGGSVGNSGPMNNGQIKIEDDKDAVHQHINGGNSGPNGAIGSNSSPGLGSSSQQYSPARLPYSGLDFKSEMSPAAQTLKQMAEQHQHKSQQMGLGPFNPTGNSARGPASRSPYTEFPQFGGNNDYLGSPGSNGTTGNQNQNAPNSVTASYHKSTSNPGFQSQPTNDMFGTQTPFAGLSDMKRSQSMSGKPNMLGPTSYKQQYSPYGSPGSMPNHGSPGYPLPSRGAPGPGPNQAGSGPGPFTNSTPPRPPSGSGSATLQINQAQQLHISNPGHNIQVSAGQHMQLSGDLKPGVSVAAQQGMYFNQTQNQTSSGQQDTYCSVSQSQTINFTQQSLRQRAAAAAAAAAAAGGVPGQPGPGAPPPRNHSQQVPTNQVDPHQHAKLVQQQQQQQQQQQQMLRAQQVMQHQQHLAGGMGGVRPPPPEYKTAQAQMMHAGIGMGQQARFPNQGSIRRVAQQPMPPSGPMMRPPLAQQQQQQQQQQQQQQALHAGGNMYMSNVGGGMPINNMHQMHQRLGYPRTNNQRPPNVSVGPPEGLGNNIGGRGTQQEWRHLLMHQQQGFQAQMRPQFSQQPHQGGFGMGAGTGGGMQMNATQMQHQQLIRSQSSGMSGGAMNNNSQMQQLLSQQHQQQTLAMQQGNSQMSMQMQMSQSASVNSVSNTGTGSPLHPHQQYGSGSPGVRSLPPPQQQQQQLNQQQASTTNDSSVATAADFSLEFFETLPASDASTFNPQELLNSLDSSGNFNLDLI; this is translated from the exons cagaaaatattaaagagGACGGCCGAGGACTTGGAGTCAACTGGTGCGAATAACGTGGACAGTAATTTCGGTGAGCCGCCGGTAAAAGTACAATGTACTCAACAAGGTCCTCAGCAGCACCAGCATCAGCAAACCCAATCGTCGAGTGGAGCTGGAGGAGCTCATCATGGTATGGGTCAGCATCCGGCTGGCAACGGGACAAATTCAACGGGACCTCAGGGTCCTAATAATCCTGGCGGTGGTAGTACAGGTTCAACTTGTACCGGTAACAATACCAATGAAGGTCTTACCAAGTTTTCTGTTGAGATTGTTCAGCAGTTGGAATTTACAACTTCCGCTGCTAATTCCCAAGCCCAACAGATATCGACAAATGTTACGGTCAAAGCATTGACAAACACATCTGTGAAAAGTGATTTAGTGAATGCATCATCGTCCCCGAAATCTGGTTTAGACAATAATTCTTCCAATGTTGTATCTTCTAGGACTACATCAAATAATCAAAGTGGCGGGATCGGATGTGTTGATATTGGTAATTTAGTTGAGTGTAAACAGGAACCGGACAATGATTTTGTTGATCTCGAACAGTGTGCCGCGGCTGTTGTTAAAGACGCTGCAGCAAATGGCGCCGGTTTTCCTGGATTTTCTGATTTTATCGACGAAACTGGTGACGAAATGCTGACGTCTGATACCTTTAAAGATCTCATATCTGAAATAACAGATTACCCGGCGTTGATGGATGAGTTTGACTTTGATGACAAGGGAATAGATTCTCTGACATCGGGTGTTAATCATGGAAACAGTGGAGTTCCAGGAGCTCCCGGTGGATCTGTTGGTAATTCCGGTCCAATGAATAATGGGCAAATTAAAATAGAAGATGATAAAGATGCCGTTCATCAGCATATTAATGGTGGAAATAGTGGACCAAATGGTGCGATTGGTTCAAACTCAAGTCCCGGACTTGGTTCATCATCCCAACAATATTCACCTGCTCGCTTGCCTTACTCAGGTTTAGATTTCAAATCAGAAATGAGTCCAGCTGCTCAGACGTTGAAACAAATGGCCGAGCAACATCAGCACAAAAGTCAGCAAATGGGTCTCGGACCATTTAATCCAACCGGCAATTCGGCCCGTGGTCCTGCCTCAAGATCTCCTTACACTGAATTTCCACAATTTGGTGGCAATAACGATTATCTCGGTAGTCCTGGTAGCAATGGTACCACCGGTAATCAAAATCAAAACGCTCCAAATTCCGTAACAGCTTCTTACCACAAGAGCACCAGTAATCCGGGCTTCCAATCACAACCGACTAATGATATGTTCGGTACGCAGACTCCGTTCGCCGGACTGAGTGATATGAAGAGATCACAGTCGATGAGCGGTAAACCTAATATGCTTGGACCGACAAGTTACAAGCAACAATATTCTCCATACGGTAGTCCAGGTTCAATGCCTAATCACGGAAGTCCTGGCTATCCTTTGCCATCTCGTGGAGCACCCGGACCCGGCCCTAATCAAGCTGGCTCCGGGCCGGGTCCTTTCACGAATTCAACTCCTCCACGACCTCCTTCCGGTTCGGGATCAGCAACCCTGCAAATAAACCAAGCACAGCAACTGCATATATCCAATCCTGGACATAATATACAG GTGTCAGCAGGCCAACATATGCAATTATCCGGTGACTTGAAACCCGGTGTCTCGGTGGCAGCACAACAGGGCATGTACTTTAATCAAACGCAAAATCAAACATCATCAGGACAACAAGATACATACTGCTCGGTATCGCAATCCCAGACAATCAATTTTACTCAGCAGAGCCTGAGGCAACGAGCTGCTGCTGCCGCTGCCGCGGCTGCTGCGGCGGGTGGTGTACCGGGACAACCTGGACCGGGTGCACCACCGCCTAGAAATCATTCACAACAAGTACCGACAAACCAAGTTGATCCACATCAACATGCCAAGCTTGttcaacaacaacagcaacagcaacagcaacaacagcagATGCTGCGCGCCCAACag GTAATGCAACATCAGCAGCATTTGGCAGGTGGAATGGGTGGCGTACGACCACCACCACCTGAGTATAAAACAGCACAAGCGCAAATGATGCATGCTGGTATTGGTATGGGTCAACAAGCGAGGTTTCCTAATCAAGGGTCAATAAGAAGAGTTGCACAGCAACCTATGCCACCTTCGG GACCAATGATGAGGCCACCATTAGcccaacaacagcagcaacaacagcagcagcaacagcagcagcaagcGTTACATGCAGGCGGCAACATGTATATGAGTAATGTAGGCGGGGGTATGCCCATTAATAATATGCATCAGATGCACCAGAGATTAGGATATCCAAGGACGAATAATCAGCGACCGCCAAATGTTAGCGTCGGTCCACCAGAAGGTCTAGGTAATAATATCGGTGGCCGTGGCACACAACAAGAATGGCGACATCTTCTCATGCACCAACAACAGGGCTTTCAAGCGCAGATGCGTCCGCAATTTAGTCAACAACCCCATCAAG gTGGGTTTGGTATGGGTGCTGGTACTGGTGGTGGTATGCAAATGAATGCCACTCAAATGCAACATCAGCAGCTGATACGGTCACAAAGTAGTGGAATGAGTGGTGGTGCGATGAACAATAATTCACAGATGCAACAGTTATTGTCTCAACAGCATCAGCAGCAGACACTGGCAATGCAACAGGGAAATAGTCAAATGTCAATGCAGATGCAAATGTCACAATCAGCATCCGTTAATTCTGTTTCAAACACTGGAACTG gaTCTCCGCTGCATCCTCATCAGCAGTACGGGTCTGGTAGTCCGGGAGTCAGATCATTGCCACCAccacaacagcagcagcagcagctcAACCAACAGCAAGCTTCAACGACAAACGATTCGTCAGTTGCGACAGCCGCTGATTTTagtcttgaattttttgaaactctTCCTGCTAGTGATGCGTCGACTTTTAACCCTCAAGAACTACTTAATTCGTTGGACTCATCGGGGAACTTTAATctcgatttaatttaa
- the LOC130677562 gene encoding neurogenic protein mastermind-like isoform X3: MMQQKILKRTAEDLESTGANNVDSNFGEPPVKVQCTQQGPQQHQHQQTQSSSGAGGAHHGMGQHPAGNGTNSTGPQGPNNPGGGSTGSTCTGNNTNEGLTKFSVEIVQQLEFTTSAANSQAQQISTNVTVKALTNTSVKSDLVNASSSPKSGLDNNSSNVVSSRTTSNNQSGGIGCVDIGNLVECKQEPDNDFVDLEQCAAAVVKDAAANGAGFPGFSDFIDETGDEMLTSDTFKDLISEITDYPALMDEFDFDDKGIDSLTSGVNHGNSGVPGAPGGSVGNSGPMNNGQIKIEDDKDAVHQHINGGNSGPNGAIGSNSSPGLGSSSQQYSPARLPYSGLDFKSEMSPAAQTLKQMAEQHQHKSQQMGLGPFNPTGNSARGPASRSPYTEFPQFGGNNDYLGSPGSNGTTGNQNQNAPNSVTASYHKSTSNPGFQSQPTNDMFGTQTPFAGLSDMKRSQSMSGKPNMLGPTSYKQQYSPYGSPGSMPNHGSPGYPLPSRGAPGPGPNQAGSGPGPFTNSTPPRPPSGSGSATLQINQAQQLHISNPGHNIQVSAGQHMQLSGDLKPGVSVAAQQGMYFNQTQNQTSSGQQDTYCSVSQSQTINFTQQSLRQRAAAAAAAAAAAGGVPGQPGPGAPPPRNHSQQVPTNQVDPHQHAKLVQQQQQQQQQQQQMLRAQQVMQHQQHLAGGMGGVRPPPPEYKTAQAQMMHAGIGMGQQARFPNQGSIRRVAQQPMPPSGPMMRPPLAQQQQQQQQQQQQQQALHAGGNMYMSNVGGGMPINNMHQMHQRLGYPRTNNQRPPNVSVGPPEGLGNNIGGRGTQQEWRHLLMHQQQGFQAQMRPQFSQQPHQGGFGMGAGTGGGMQMNATQMQHQQLIRSQSSGMSGGAMNNNSQMQQLLSQQHQQQTLAMQQGNSQMSMQMQMSQSASVNSVSNTGTGSPLHPHQQYGSGSPGVRSLPPPQQQQQQLNQQQASTTNDSSVATAADFSLEFFETLPASDASTFNPQELLNSLDSSGNFNLDLI; this comes from the exons cagcagaaaatattaaagagGACGGCCGAGGACTTGGAGTCAACTGGTGCGAATAACGTGGACAGTAATTTCGGTGAGCCGCCGGTAAAAGTACAATGTACTCAACAAGGTCCTCAGCAGCACCAGCATCAGCAAACCCAATCGTCGAGTGGAGCTGGAGGAGCTCATCATGGTATGGGTCAGCATCCGGCTGGCAACGGGACAAATTCAACGGGACCTCAGGGTCCTAATAATCCTGGCGGTGGTAGTACAGGTTCAACTTGTACCGGTAACAATACCAATGAAGGTCTTACCAAGTTTTCTGTTGAGATTGTTCAGCAGTTGGAATTTACAACTTCCGCTGCTAATTCCCAAGCCCAACAGATATCGACAAATGTTACGGTCAAAGCATTGACAAACACATCTGTGAAAAGTGATTTAGTGAATGCATCATCGTCCCCGAAATCTGGTTTAGACAATAATTCTTCCAATGTTGTATCTTCTAGGACTACATCAAATAATCAAAGTGGCGGGATCGGATGTGTTGATATTGGTAATTTAGTTGAGTGTAAACAGGAACCGGACAATGATTTTGTTGATCTCGAACAGTGTGCCGCGGCTGTTGTTAAAGACGCTGCAGCAAATGGCGCCGGTTTTCCTGGATTTTCTGATTTTATCGACGAAACTGGTGACGAAATGCTGACGTCTGATACCTTTAAAGATCTCATATCTGAAATAACAGATTACCCGGCGTTGATGGATGAGTTTGACTTTGATGACAAGGGAATAGATTCTCTGACATCGGGTGTTAATCATGGAAACAGTGGAGTTCCAGGAGCTCCCGGTGGATCTGTTGGTAATTCCGGTCCAATGAATAATGGGCAAATTAAAATAGAAGATGATAAAGATGCCGTTCATCAGCATATTAATGGTGGAAATAGTGGACCAAATGGTGCGATTGGTTCAAACTCAAGTCCCGGACTTGGTTCATCATCCCAACAATATTCACCTGCTCGCTTGCCTTACTCAGGTTTAGATTTCAAATCAGAAATGAGTCCAGCTGCTCAGACGTTGAAACAAATGGCCGAGCAACATCAGCACAAAAGTCAGCAAATGGGTCTCGGACCATTTAATCCAACCGGCAATTCGGCCCGTGGTCCTGCCTCAAGATCTCCTTACACTGAATTTCCACAATTTGGTGGCAATAACGATTATCTCGGTAGTCCTGGTAGCAATGGTACCACCGGTAATCAAAATCAAAACGCTCCAAATTCCGTAACAGCTTCTTACCACAAGAGCACCAGTAATCCGGGCTTCCAATCACAACCGACTAATGATATGTTCGGTACGCAGACTCCGTTCGCCGGACTGAGTGATATGAAGAGATCACAGTCGATGAGCGGTAAACCTAATATGCTTGGACCGACAAGTTACAAGCAACAATATTCTCCATACGGTAGTCCAGGTTCAATGCCTAATCACGGAAGTCCTGGCTATCCTTTGCCATCTCGTGGAGCACCCGGACCCGGCCCTAATCAAGCTGGCTCCGGGCCGGGTCCTTTCACGAATTCAACTCCTCCACGACCTCCTTCCGGTTCGGGATCAGCAACCCTGCAAATAAACCAAGCACAGCAACTGCATATATCCAATCCTGGACATAATATACAG GTGTCAGCAGGCCAACATATGCAATTATCCGGTGACTTGAAACCCGGTGTCTCGGTGGCAGCACAACAGGGCATGTACTTTAATCAAACGCAAAATCAAACATCATCAGGACAACAAGATACATACTGCTCGGTATCGCAATCCCAGACAATCAATTTTACTCAGCAGAGCCTGAGGCAACGAGCTGCTGCTGCCGCTGCCGCGGCTGCTGCGGCGGGTGGTGTACCGGGACAACCTGGACCGGGTGCACCACCGCCTAGAAATCATTCACAACAAGTACCGACAAACCAAGTTGATCCACATCAACATGCCAAGCTTGttcaacaacaacagcaacagcaacagcaacaacagcagATGCTGCGCGCCCAACag GTAATGCAACATCAGCAGCATTTGGCAGGTGGAATGGGTGGCGTACGACCACCACCACCTGAGTATAAAACAGCACAAGCGCAAATGATGCATGCTGGTATTGGTATGGGTCAACAAGCGAGGTTTCCTAATCAAGGGTCAATAAGAAGAGTTGCACAGCAACCTATGCCACCTTCGG GACCAATGATGAGGCCACCATTAGcccaacaacagcagcaacaacagcagcagcaacagcagcagcaagcGTTACATGCAGGCGGCAACATGTATATGAGTAATGTAGGCGGGGGTATGCCCATTAATAATATGCATCAGATGCACCAGAGATTAGGATATCCAAGGACGAATAATCAGCGACCGCCAAATGTTAGCGTCGGTCCACCAGAAGGTCTAGGTAATAATATCGGTGGCCGTGGCACACAACAAGAATGGCGACATCTTCTCATGCACCAACAACAGGGCTTTCAAGCGCAGATGCGTCCGCAATTTAGTCAACAACCCCATCAAG gTGGGTTTGGTATGGGTGCTGGTACTGGTGGTGGTATGCAAATGAATGCCACTCAAATGCAACATCAGCAGCTGATACGGTCACAAAGTAGTGGAATGAGTGGTGGTGCGATGAACAATAATTCACAGATGCAACAGTTATTGTCTCAACAGCATCAGCAGCAGACACTGGCAATGCAACAGGGAAATAGTCAAATGTCAATGCAGATGCAAATGTCACAATCAGCATCCGTTAATTCTGTTTCAAACACTGGAACTG gaTCTCCGCTGCATCCTCATCAGCAGTACGGGTCTGGTAGTCCGGGAGTCAGATCATTGCCACCAccacaacagcagcagcagcagctcAACCAACAGCAAGCTTCAACGACAAACGATTCGTCAGTTGCGACAGCCGCTGATTTTagtcttgaattttttgaaactctTCCTGCTAGTGATGCGTCGACTTTTAACCCTCAAGAACTACTTAATTCGTTGGACTCATCGGGGAACTTTAATctcgatttaatttaa